In the Sarcophilus harrisii chromosome 3, mSarHar1.11, whole genome shotgun sequence genome, one interval contains:
- the VEGFD gene encoding vascular endothelial growth factor D yields the protein MNTQWAIVNIFIVSYLHLLRGSNYQHGPMKQAAILERMEQQIRAASSLEELLKITHSEDWKLWKCRLKIKSLANMDSRSASHRSTRFAATFYDIETLKVIDEEWQRTQCTPRETCVEVAKELGKSTNTFFKPPCVNVFRCGGCCNEESLLCINTSTSYVSKQLFEITVPLTTVPELVPVKVANHTGCKCLSTTEHHPYSIIRRSIQIPEEVRCPNTKKVCLGELTWDSNKCKCVTQEESPLNGMEEHSHLQELAICGPHRKFDEDHCECVCKMPCPDDLIQNPENCSCFECRESLESCCQKQKIFHPDTCSCEDRCPFHIRTCANGKSMCTRNCRFFLRDKKGPHGLLGRENP from the exons CAGGCTGCAATATTAGAGCGGATGGAACAGCAAATCCGGGCTGCATCTAGCTTGGAGGAACTCCTCAAAATCACTCATTCTGAAGACTGGAAGCTGTGGAAATGTCGACTGAAGATCAAAAGCTTAGCTAATATGGATTCCCGCTCAGCATCACATCGTTCCACTAGATTCGCGGCAACATTTTATGACATTGAAACACTTAAAG tcaTAGATGAAGAATGGCAGAGAACTCAATGTACTCCAAGAGAAACCTGTGTGGAAGTGGCCAAAGAGCTGGGGAAAAGCACGAACACTTTCTTTAAGCCCCCCTGTGTGAATGTATTCCGGTGTGGAGGTTGCTGCAATGAAGAGAGTCTCCTTTGTATAAACACGAGCACATCATATGTTTCAAAACAG CTTTTTGAGATAACAGTGCCTTTAACAACAGTACCAGAATTAGTGCCAGTTAAGGTTGCTAACCATACTGGATGTAAGTGCTTATCAACCACTGAACACCATCCATATTCCATCATAAGAAGATCCATCCAAATCCCTGAGGAGGTTCG ttgtCCCAACACCAAGAAAGTTTGTCTGGGTGAATTGACATGGGATAGCAATAAATGTAAGTGTGTCACACAGGAAGAGAGTCCTCTCAATGGGATGGAAG AGCACTCCCATCTTCAGGAACTGGCTATTTGTGGGCCTCATAGAAAGTTTGATGAGGACCACTGTGAATGTGTCTGTAAAATGCCTTGTCCTGATGATCTCATTCAGAACCCAGAAAACTGTAGTTGCTTTGAATGCCGAGAAAGTTTAGAGAGTTGTTGTCAGAAGCAAAAAATATTCCATCCAGACACCTGCAG CTGTGAAGACAGATGCCCTTTTCACATTAGGACATGTGCAAATGGAAAATCAATGTGCACAAGGAACTGTCGCTTTTTTTTGAGGGACAAAAAAGGCCCCCATGggctccttggcagagaaaatccTTGA